The following coding sequences are from one Hydra vulgaris chromosome 04, alternate assembly HydraT2T_AEP window:
- the LOC100209326 gene encoding uncharacterized protein LOC100209326 isoform X2 codes for MTAFEMNKNGFGVTYAIVRYSSTSDLEKCSEDTVCVRKFSDASNHKMLHDHERKDFNFKLGKYQKLLEKEHDLRMRLNSDAGDGISYINRRRATATSDTSYSRCLCGRKIYSLVNGNQAGCTEDKTSNVRTSNPRRCHHMSLNDECQFRETDRKTYVRKERPASMCEIDNSLRILEAREKADNRKQKLHMLEQDCIKASKLISKSNSNLNQIA; via the exons ATGACTGCTTTTGAAATGAACAAAAACGGATTTGGTGTTACGTACGCAATTGTTAGATATTCTTCAACTTCGGATTTAGAAAAGTGTTCTGAAGATACTGTTTGCGTAAGAAAATTTTCAGACGCCTCAAACCATAAAATGTTGCACGATcatgaaagaaaagattttaatttcaaattggGAAAGTATCAAAAACTGTTAGAAAAG gaacATGATTTAAGAATGAGATTG AACAGTGATGCTGGCGATGGAATTAGCTATATAAATAGACGCAGAGCCACTGCAACATCAGATACAA GTTATTCAAGATGCTTATGTGGCAGGAAAATCTATTCTTTAGTAAACGGTAATCAAGCAGGCTGCACAGAAGACAAAACCTCAAATGTTAGAACTAGTAACCCAAGAAGATGCCATCATATGTCTCTTAACGACGAGTGTCAATTTAGAGAAACAGACAGAAAAACTTATGTTCGCAAAGAAAGACCT GCTTCAATGTGTGAAATAGACAATTCATTACGCATTTTAGAGGCAAGAGAAAAAGCAGATAATCggaaacaaaaattacatatgTTGGAACAAGATTGCATAAAAGCGTCCAAGCTAATATCTAAATCTAATTCTAATCTCAATCAAATTGCCTAA